The DNA segment GTGGGTTAGATTGATCGGTAATGTACTATGATTCAATGTCAACCAAGTCAATACAATCAAACAATTTTGAATTGTACACTGACTTTTTGGTACATACCCTGTCTTTTGTAGGCAAAACAAATCTAAAATTAAAAATTTAAAGTTTCCCAGCCCTTTATCCTCGTGGCTAGAGTTAATCTAAGATAGTCTATTCAAAATCCAATACTGGTTTACTGTAAAGGCGTTAACGCTAGGACAATAAACAAACTTGGCATTTTATTATAGGATACAGGCTATTGGTTTGTTGTTTGTGAAAACCAGGATATCACGATCATAGTCCCATAGAACCGATGCGGCCGGTTAACTATGACTCTTTCGGTAAAGTTATAGCACTAAAATGTCAAGTTTTTTGCCATTAGCAGTAAACTGGATATCTACTGTAGGCCTAGAAATCTGCCTTGTAGACACTTCCCATTATCACCAAGAAACATTAACTCACAGAAGCGATGCAAAGCTACGAGTGCCAAGTTCTCATAGAAAAGTTCCCAGTAACGATGACTGAGTAAGCAATCTTGCTCAGAATTGAGAACTCAAAATCCGGCACTCATTTTGGTTAATCGCATCTTGTATGTACTTGGAGTCACAAACCCCCAAAATTTAGAGACGAAGCATGAAAGTTACCCAGGAAAAACTTCCCGCCAGCCAAATTGGTCTGGAAATAGAGATTACACCAGAAATTACGCAAAAAACTTACGAACAGGTAATTAAAAATTTATCCAGAACCGTTAACATTCCTGGGTTTCGTAAAGGCAAAGTACCAAGACAAGTATTATTACAGCGTCTAGGTAAAACTCACATCAAAGCCGCAGCCCTGGAAGAATTGCTGCAAGATGGGATAGAGCAAGCAATCAAGCAAGAATCCATTGCCGCAATTGGTCAACCACGCCTGCGCTCATCCTTCGATGATTTAATTAATAGTTACGAACCAGGACAGCCCTTGACTTTTACTGCGGCTGTGGATGTAGAACCAGAAATCAACCTAGTGCAGTACACAGGTTTAGAAGCCAAAGCCGAAGAAATCAAGTACGATCCAGCGCGGGTTGATGAAGTTTTAGAAAAAGAACGTCAAGAATTGGCGACATTAATTCCCGTAGAAGGAAGATCCGCCCAAATTGGTGACGTGGCTGTAGTGGACTTTAAAGGTGTAATCGCCAAAGCTGAAGGTGATGACGAAAATGCCGAACCCGAACCCATTCCTGGCGGTGACGCTAGCGATTTTCAGGTAGAATTACAGGAAGATAGATTTATTCCTGGTTTTGTGACTGGCATCGTGGGCATGAATCCAGGGGACACCAAAGAAGTGTCAGCTCAATTCCCAGACCCTTACGTTAACCAAGAATTGGCAGGGAAACCGGCAATTTTTACGGTGACTCTCAAAGAAATTAAAGAAAAAGAACTACCGGAATTAAATGACGACTTTGCCCAAGAAGTCAGCGATTTCGATACTCTAGAAGCGTTGCGCGCTTCTTTGGCAGAGCGTTATCAAAAAGAAGCGGAAGACAAAACCAAGAATAATCAGCAAGAGGCTTTGTTAGGCGAACTAGTTAAGCACATAGAAGTAGATTTGCCAGAAACCCTGATTGAGAAAGAAGTAGACGCGATGCTGACACAAACAGCTATGCGCCTATCCCAACAGGGACTGGATGTGAAAAAATTATTCACCCAGGATATTATCCCGCAGTTACGGGAGCGATCGCGCCCTGAGGCTGTAGAACGCCTTAAACGGTCTTTGGGTTTGCAAGAAGTCGCTAAACGCGAGTCAATTACCGTCACCCCAGAAGAAATTCAAGCCAGAGTGACAGAATTGGTGCAACAATACCCAGACGAAGACATTGATGCAGAAAGATTGCAAACCATCGTAGAAAACGAGCTATTATCCGAAAAAATCATTGATTGGCTATTAGCAAATTCTACCGTTGAACTGGTACCAGAAGGCTCATTAGCTAGCCAAGAGCCAGAGATAACTGCACCTGAGACTGAGGCAGAAACCATAGAGGTTGCAGCAGAATCGACTACAGGGGAATAAAAAGGCAATTTTGTAGCGACTGTCTTGAAAGTCAAGCGATCGTTAACAAAAACCGGGACTCTGAACATTGACGCAACTGGGGAACGCTGCGCTAGATTCTGCGGTGGCTGGTACGGGCAAAAAGACTTGTGGCTCTTGGCTAAGATGGTAGCAGCCCGCACCAGCCACTCCGCTTCGCCGCAGAATCTTCCCCAGTTGCTGGATTTCCCGTGAAGATAAAAAAGAGCATCAAAAATTGACCCAAATGCGGCAATAGGATCATCAGGGAGAGTATTTCCAAGTATAAAAACGGTCAATTGTGATTAAGCGTTGGGAATGGGTTGTAAGTTGTCAGTAACACGCCAAGGTAAATTATCCCGAACCATTGCATTTAAAATGACTAACATTTTATGAACGCAAGCAGTGAGAGCTAATTTTTTCGATTTACCACGTTCGACAAGACGCTCATAAAAGGCCTTGATAACCGGATTATGACGCATAGCAACAACAGCACCCATATAAAGAGTGGCACGAACATGAGCGCGACCGCCATTAATCATGCGCTTACCTTTGTGTTGACCACTATCATGATTGATAGGTGCAACACCAACTAAGCGAGAAATTTGTTTGGCAGTGAGTTGACCGAGTTCTGGCAAATCAGAAACCAGAGTTGTCGAAATAACTTGGCCAATACCAGGAGTAGTTTTGAGTAAATTAACTTTTTCAATCCATTGTTGATTGTTTTGAGTTAATTGCTCAATTTCTTGATTGAGTTGTTTGAGACGTTCGTCAAGATATTCAATGTGTGCTTCAATATCTGCCAATGCTTTACCACGGGCGCGTGAGCGTCGATTTTTTTCAGCAGTTTGCATCTCAACTAATTGTCTTCGACGACTAATTAATTCTCCTAATTGACGAGATGCTTGTGACTCAATGTTTAACACTTGAGGTTTCATTGCTTCCCCAAAGTGTGCCAATATTTGTGCATCGATAGCATCTGTTTTGGCGAGTTTACCAGTGGCTTTGGCAAAATTTCGTCCTTGACGTGGATTGATTAATGCTACTGGTAGCATTGCTGCCTGTAGTTGAATGACCAGTTCTGTTTCTAATCCTCCGGTTGCTTCTAGTACGATGAGGTTCAAATCATAAAATTTTAATTGTTCAACTAAATTAAATATTTCTAGTTCTGTATTAGCAAACTTCAATGCTTTACCGATGGGACGGATATAAACATCGAGGGTCGCTTTGCTCACGTCAATGCCTACCCACACAGAGATGTTTTCCATTTTTGAATCTCAACTATTTTGTCAAGAAGTTTTTAATTCATCCCCTTGATTTCACTCATCCTTGCCC comes from the Nostoc sp. PCC 7120 = FACHB-418 genome and includes:
- the tig gene encoding trigger factor — translated: MKVTQEKLPASQIGLEIEITPEITQKTYEQVIKNLSRTVNIPGFRKGKVPRQVLLQRLGKTHIKAAALEELLQDGIEQAIKQESIAAIGQPRLRSSFDDLINSYEPGQPLTFTAAVDVEPEINLVQYTGLEAKAEEIKYDPARVDEVLEKERQELATLIPVEGRSAQIGDVAVVDFKGVIAKAEGDDENAEPEPIPGGDASDFQVELQEDRFIPGFVTGIVGMNPGDTKEVSAQFPDPYVNQELAGKPAIFTVTLKEIKEKELPELNDDFAQEVSDFDTLEALRASLAERYQKEAEDKTKNNQQEALLGELVKHIEVDLPETLIEKEVDAMLTQTAMRLSQQGLDVKKLFTQDIIPQLRERSRPEAVERLKRSLGLQEVAKRESITVTPEEIQARVTELVQQYPDEDIDAERLQTIVENELLSEKIIDWLLANSTVELVPEGSLASQEPEITAPETEAETIEVAAESTTGE
- a CDS encoding IS110 family transposase, which codes for MENISVWVGIDVSKATLDVYIRPIGKALKFANTELEIFNLVEQLKFYDLNLIVLEATGGLETELVIQLQAAMLPVALINPRQGRNFAKATGKLAKTDAIDAQILAHFGEAMKPQVLNIESQASRQLGELISRRRQLVEMQTAEKNRRSRARGKALADIEAHIEYLDERLKQLNQEIEQLTQNNQQWIEKVNLLKTTPGIGQVISTTLVSDLPELGQLTAKQISRLVGVAPINHDSGQHKGKRMINGGRAHVRATLYMGAVVAMRHNPVIKAFYERLVERGKSKKLALTACVHKMLVILNAMVRDNLPWRVTDNLQPIPNA